From the Streptococcus oralis ATCC 35037 genome, one window contains:
- a CDS encoding D-alanine--D-alanine ligase — protein sequence MKQTIILLYGGRSAEREVSVLSAESVMRAVNYDRFTVKTFFISQSGDFIKTQEFSQTPGQEDRLMTNDTIDWDKKIAPSAIYEEGAVVFPVLHGPMGEDGSVQGFLEVLKMPYVGCNILSSSLAMDKITTKRVLESAGIAQVPYVAIVEGDDVTSKIAEVEEKLTYPVFTKPSNMGSSVGISKSENQEELRQALELAFQYDSRVLVEQGVNAREIEVGLLGNYDVKSTLPGEVVKDVAFYDYDAKYIDNKITMDIPAKISDDVVAVMRQNAEIAFRAIGGLGLSRCDFFYTDKGEIFLNELNTMPGFTQWSMYPLLWDNMGISYPELIEHLVDLAKQSFDKREAHLL from the coding sequence ATGAAACAAACGATTATTCTTTTATACGGTGGACGAAGTGCAGAGCGTGAAGTCTCTGTCCTTTCAGCTGAGAGTGTGATGCGTGCGGTCAACTACGATCGTTTCACTGTCAAAACTTTCTTCATCAGCCAATCAGGTGACTTTATCAAAACGCAAGAATTTAGCCAGACTCCAGGTCAAGAAGATCGTCTCATGACTAATGATACCATTGACTGGGACAAGAAAATCGCGCCAAGTGCTATCTACGAAGAAGGCGCTGTAGTCTTTCCAGTTCTTCATGGTCCGATGGGAGAAGATGGTTCTGTTCAAGGATTCTTAGAAGTTTTGAAAATGCCTTACGTTGGTTGTAACATCTTGTCATCCAGCCTTGCTATGGATAAAATCACGACTAAGCGTGTTTTAGAATCTGCTGGGATTGCCCAAGTTCCTTATGTGGCCATTGTCGAAGGGGATGATGTGACTTCTAAAATTGCTGAAGTTGAAGAAAAATTGACTTATCCAGTCTTCACGAAACCGTCAAATATGGGTTCAAGTGTCGGTATTTCTAAGTCTGAAAATCAAGAAGAACTCCGCCAAGCTTTGGAACTTGCCTTCCAATATGACAGCCGTGTCTTGGTAGAGCAAGGGGTAAATGCGCGTGAAATCGAGGTTGGTCTCTTGGGCAACTACGATGTGAAGAGCACTTTGCCAGGTGAAGTGGTCAAGGATGTTGCCTTTTATGACTATGATGCCAAATACATCGATAACAAGATTACCATGGACATCCCAGCCAAGATTAGCGATGATGTAGTAGCTGTCATGCGTCAAAATGCAGAAATAGCCTTCCGTGCAATCGGTGGCCTCGGTCTGTCTCGTTGTGATTTCTTCTATACCGATAAGGGCGAGATTTTCCTAAATGAGCTCAATACCATGCCAGGTTTTACCCAGTGGTCTATGTATCCACTGCTTTGGGACAATATGGGGATCAGCTACCCAGAACTAATCGAGCACTTGGTTGACCTTGCTAAGCAAAGTTTTGACAAGCGCGAAGCGCATTTGCTATAA
- a CDS encoding class I SAM-dependent methyltransferase, with product MSNYIKLNEDRWNNVKNDYTEPLTHEELEEARKHPISVALTVGEKVPTEWFEKAKGKKILGLACGGGQQGPVFAAKGYDVTIMDFSTSQLERDEMVAKREGLKINTIQGDMTKSFPFENETFDIVFNPVSNVYIEDLENMYKEASRVLKKGGLLMVGFMNPWIYMYDADTVWDKPDEELLLKFSIPFNSIELEEEGKITINPEYGYEFSHTLENQIRGQLKNGLAMIDFYESCDKRHRLSQYGNDYIATLCIKL from the coding sequence ATGAGTAATTATATAAAATTAAATGAAGATCGATGGAATAATGTAAAAAATGACTACACTGAGCCATTGACACATGAAGAATTAGAAGAAGCTAGAAAGCATCCAATTTCTGTTGCCTTAACTGTTGGGGAAAAAGTCCCCACAGAATGGTTTGAAAAAGCCAAGGGAAAAAAGATATTAGGTTTAGCTTGTGGTGGTGGCCAGCAGGGTCCCGTTTTTGCTGCAAAAGGTTATGATGTCACCATCATGGATTTTTCCACATCACAATTAGAAAGAGACGAGATGGTTGCTAAAAGAGAAGGATTAAAAATCAACACAATTCAAGGCGATATGACAAAATCATTTCCATTTGAAAATGAAACCTTTGATATTGTTTTTAATCCGGTTTCAAATGTGTACATAGAGGATTTAGAAAACATGTATAAAGAAGCCTCTCGCGTATTGAAAAAGGGCGGTTTGTTAATGGTCGGATTTATGAATCCTTGGATCTACATGTATGATGCTGACACTGTATGGGACAAACCCGATGAGGAATTACTGTTAAAATTTTCAATCCCTTTTAATTCAATAGAGCTTGAAGAGGAAGGCAAAATCACCATCAATCCAGAATATGGATATGAATTTAGCCATACCTTAGAAAATCAGATTAGAGGACAACTAAAAAATGGTCTCGCTATGATCGATTTTTATGAATCATGTGACAAAAGACATCGATTATCACAGTATGGAAATGACTATATCGCTACACTTTGTATTAAACTATAA
- a CDS encoding UDP-N-acetylmuramoyl-tripeptide--D-alanyl-D-alanine ligase, translating to MKLTIHEVAQAVGAKNDVSLFADVQLEKAEFDSRLIGTGDLFVPLKGARDGHDFIETAFENGAVVTLSEKEVANHPYILVDDVLTAFQTLAAYYLEKTAVDVFAVTGSNGKTTTKDMLAHLLSTTYKTYKTQGNYNNEIGLPYTVLHMPDDTEKLVLEMGQDHLGDIHLLSELAHPKTAIVTLVGEAHLAFFKDRSEIAKGKMQIADGMASGSLLLAPADSIVEDYLPTDKKVVRFGPGAELEITDLVERKNSLTFKANFLEQALDLPVTGKYNATNAMIAAYVALQEGVSEEQIHQAFQNLELTRNRTEWKKAANGADILSDVYNANPTAMKLILETFSAIPANEGGKKIAVLADMKELGDQSVQLHNQMILSLSPDVVDTVIFYGEDIAELSQLASQMFPIGHVFYFKKTADEDQFEDLVKKVKESLGANDQILLKGSNSMNLAKLVESLENECK from the coding sequence ATGAAATTAACAATCCACGAAGTTGCCCAAGCTGTTGGAGCTAAAAATGATGTTAGTCTTTTTGCGGACGTTCAGTTAGAAAAAGCTGAGTTTGACAGTCGTTTGATTGGGACAGGTGATTTGTTTGTGCCACTTAAAGGAGCGCGTGACGGTCATGACTTTATCGAAACAGCTTTTGAAAATGGTGCAGTAGTAACCTTGTCTGAGAAAGAGGTTGCAAATCATCCCTACATTCTAGTAGACGACGTTTTGACTGCCTTTCAAACCCTCGCCGCCTACTATCTTGAAAAAACGGCAGTTGATGTCTTTGCCGTTACGGGTTCAAATGGTAAGACAACGACCAAGGATATGTTGGCGCATTTACTGTCAACAACCTACAAGACCTACAAAACTCAAGGCAATTACAATAACGAGATTGGTCTTCCTTACACAGTTCTTCATATGCCAGATGATACTGAAAAATTGGTCTTGGAAATGGGGCAGGATCACTTGGGGGATATCCATCTCTTGTCTGAATTGGCTCATCCTAAGACAGCCATTGTGACCTTGGTTGGAGAGGCTCATTTGGCCTTTTTCAAAGACCGTTCTGAGATTGCCAAAGGAAAAATGCAGATTGCAGATGGTATGGCTTCAGGTTCTTTGCTTCTGGCACCAGCTGACTCGATTGTAGAGGACTACTTGCCTACAGATAAAAAGGTGGTTCGTTTTGGGCCAGGAGCAGAGCTGGAAATCACAGACTTGGTTGAGCGCAAGAATAGTCTGACCTTTAAGGCCAATTTCTTGGAGCAAGCCCTCGATTTGCCAGTGACAGGTAAGTACAATGCCACCAATGCTATGATTGCTGCTTATGTGGCTCTTCAAGAAGGAGTGTCAGAGGAGCAAATTCATCAGGCCTTTCAGAACCTAGAATTGACCCGCAATCGTACTGAGTGGAAGAAAGCAGCCAATGGAGCAGATATTCTGTCTGACGTATACAATGCTAATCCAACAGCTATGAAGTTGATTTTGGAGACATTCTCTGCCATCCCAGCCAACGAAGGAGGCAAGAAAATCGCTGTCTTGGCAGACATGAAGGAACTCGGAGACCAGTCTGTCCAACTCCATAACCAGATGATTTTGAGCCTATCGCCAGATGTGGTGGATACCGTGATTTTCTATGGAGAAGATATTGCGGAATTAAGCCAGCTGGCTAGTCAAATGTTCCCAATCGGTCACGTTTTCTACTTCAAGAAAACAGCTGACGAGGACCAATTTGAAGACCTAGTCAAGAAGGTTAAGGAAAGCCTTGGAGCCAATGACCAAATTTTGCTTAAAGGCTCTAACTCCATGAATCTAGCCAAGCTGGTAGAAAGTTTAGAAAATGAATGCAAGTGA
- a CDS encoding TIGR02206 family membrane protein — MNLWDIFFTTQATEPPQFDLVWYVSLFSLLALTFYTSYRYYDKKVYQRFFQILQAVQLILLYSWYWGNHMPLSESLPFYHCRIAMFVVLLLPGKSMYKQYFSLLGIFGTLAAFVYPVPDAYPFPHIAILSFIFGHLALLGNSLVYLFRQYDSRLLDVKRIVLLTFSLNALIFVVNLVTGGDYGFLTKPPLVGDHGLVANYLIVSLVLATAISLTKKVLEVFLEQKAEKILVKKA, encoded by the coding sequence ATGAATTTATGGGATATTTTCTTTACTACGCAAGCGACAGAACCACCTCAATTTGACCTTGTCTGGTATGTAAGTTTATTTTCGTTATTAGCGTTGACCTTCTACACTTCTTATCGCTATTACGATAAAAAAGTCTATCAACGTTTTTTCCAAATTTTACAAGCTGTCCAGTTGATTCTTCTCTATAGTTGGTATTGGGGAAATCACATGCCGTTGTCAGAAAGTTTACCATTTTATCATTGTCGTATAGCGATGTTTGTAGTGCTGTTACTTCCTGGTAAGTCAATGTACAAGCAATATTTTTCTCTACTTGGAATTTTTGGAACGCTGGCAGCTTTTGTTTATCCAGTACCAGATGCCTATCCTTTTCCCCACATAGCCATCCTGTCTTTCATTTTTGGTCACCTAGCTCTTCTAGGGAATTCTTTGGTTTACTTATTTAGACAGTATGACTCTAGATTATTGGATGTTAAGCGGATTGTTTTATTAACCTTTTCACTTAATGCTCTAATTTTTGTGGTTAATTTAGTGACTGGAGGAGATTATGGGTTCTTGACAAAGCCACCGTTGGTTGGTGATCATGGCTTAGTTGCTAATTATCTGATTGTGTCGCTAGTATTAGCTACAGCTATTAGTTTGACCAAGAAAGTATTAGAAGTTTTTTTAGAGCAGAAAGCAGAAAAAATACTTGTGAAGAAAGCTTAA
- a CDS encoding MurR/RpiR family transcriptional regulator, translated as MNKPDIATIIDLHFEELTELEQEIARYFLQAETIQDDLSSQQVTQKLHISQAALTRFAKKCGFTGYREFVFQYQHQASKPDTHSHKHSPLTKRVLRSYSIMREQTQDLIDEEQLERVAQLIDDAERVYFFGTGSSGLIAREMKLRFMRLGVVCEALTDRDGFAWTTSIMDENCLVLGFSLSGTTQSVLDSLLDAKEMGAKTILFTSAPNKNSHAYTETVLVASHSQSSYIQRISAQLPMLILIDLIYAYFLEINRDSKEKIFNSYWENKKLNGYRRQKRVRKS; from the coding sequence ATGAACAAGCCAGATATCGCAACCATAATCGATCTCCATTTTGAAGAATTAACCGAGCTCGAGCAAGAAATCGCTCGCTATTTTTTACAAGCTGAAACGATCCAAGATGATCTCTCTTCTCAGCAAGTTACCCAGAAATTACATATCTCCCAAGCAGCCTTGACCCGCTTTGCCAAAAAGTGTGGTTTTACAGGCTACCGAGAGTTCGTCTTTCAATACCAGCATCAGGCTAGTAAACCGGACACTCATTCGCACAAACACAGTCCTTTGACCAAACGTGTTTTGCGAAGCTACAGTATCATGCGAGAACAAACTCAGGATTTGATTGACGAAGAACAACTGGAACGCGTCGCCCAATTAATCGATGACGCTGAACGAGTTTACTTTTTTGGGACGGGAAGTTCTGGTCTGATTGCCCGTGAGATGAAACTGCGCTTTATGCGTCTAGGTGTTGTCTGTGAAGCTTTGACCGATCGGGATGGCTTTGCTTGGACGACCAGTATCATGGATGAAAACTGTCTGGTACTTGGCTTTTCCCTATCAGGAACTACCCAATCCGTCCTCGATAGTTTGTTGGATGCCAAGGAAATGGGTGCCAAGACCATTTTATTTACCAGCGCTCCAAACAAAAACAGTCATGCCTATACCGAAACGGTCCTTGTCGCAAGCCACAGTCAATCTTCTTACATCCAGCGTATTTCCGCTCAACTCCCTATGCTCATTTTAATAGATTTGATTTATGCCTACTTTTTAGAAATCAATCGCGATAGCAAAGAAAAAATCTTTAATAGTTATTGGGAAAACAAAAAGCTCAACGGCTATCGTAGACAAAAACGTGTTAGAAAATCCTAG
- a CDS encoding NUDIX hydrolase N-terminal domain-containing protein — protein sequence MNASDFTKYLQRMLAITDTGLTFTKDPFDRERYEDLRILLSEMLNQVSDLDAEEVAEVLKPTSAYATPLMDVRAWIVEDEKVCLVRGKGEDSWALPGGFGEVGYSPTENILKEIEEETGFTAKTERLLAVFDTNRFQLQSKQYAKFVFECKLLDGQFQENQEIAELQFFAIDQLPVLSEKRITKDQMEILWQVYKGQRDQYVD from the coding sequence ATGAATGCAAGTGATTTTACCAAGTATCTGCAAAGAATGCTAGCCATTACGGATACTGGATTAACCTTTACAAAAGATCCTTTCGACCGTGAGCGCTACGAGGACTTGCGAATCCTGTTATCTGAAATGTTGAATCAGGTATCAGACCTCGATGCAGAAGAAGTGGCAGAAGTCTTGAAACCAACGTCCGCTTATGCAACTCCTCTGATGGACGTCCGTGCTTGGATTGTTGAGGATGAAAAAGTCTGTTTAGTTAGAGGAAAAGGGGAGGATAGTTGGGCTTTGCCAGGTGGTTTTGGTGAAGTCGGCTATTCTCCAACCGAAAATATTCTTAAAGAAATTGAAGAAGAAACCGGTTTTACAGCAAAAACTGAAAGGTTACTTGCCGTTTTTGATACCAATCGTTTCCAACTACAGAGCAAACAATATGCAAAGTTTGTCTTTGAATGTAAGCTTCTTGATGGACAATTTCAAGAAAATCAAGAAATTGCTGAGCTTCAATTTTTTGCCATTGACCAATTGCCAGTCTTATCTGAAAAACGCATCACCAAGGACCAAATGGAGATTCTCTGGCAAGTTTATAAAGGACAAAGAGACCAATATGTTGACTGA
- the pbp2b gene encoding penicillin-binding protein PBP2B: MRKFNSHSIPIRLNLLFAIVILLFMAIIGRLLYMQVLNKDFYETKLASASQTRVTTSSARGQIYDAAGKPLVENTVKQVVSFTRNNKMTATELKETAKKLLTYVNVTSPDLTDRQIADYYLADQDIYKKTVESLPSDKRLDSDGNRLSEATLYNNAVESIDVSQLNYTDDQKKEIYLFSQLNAVENFATGTISTDALDDTQVALVASASKELPGISISTSWDRKVLDTSLSTIVGSVSNEKSGLPAEEVDAYLKKGYSLNDRVGTSYLEKQYEDVLQGKRSVKEIHLDKHGNMESVENVEEGSKGNNIKLTVDLAFQNGVDDLLKSYFNSELGNGGAKYSEGVYAVALNPKTGAVLAMSGVKHDVESGKLSSDSLGTITNVFVPGSVVKAATISSGWENGVLSGNQTLTDQPIVFQGSAPINSWYTLSYGSFPITAVEALEYSSNTYMVQTALGIMGQTYTPNMTVATGQLETAMGKLRSTFGEYGLGASTGIDLPDESTGFTPKEFDLGNYINNSFGQFDNYTPMQLAQYVATIANNGVRLAPHIVEGVYGNNDQGGLGSLVQETATKELNKVNISESDMAILQQGFYQVSHGTSALTTGRAFSNGAAVSISGKTGTAESYVNGGQKANNTNAVAYAPTENPQIAVAVVFPHNTNLTNGVGPSIARDIINLYHQHHPMN; encoded by the coding sequence ATGAGAAAATTTAATAGCCATTCGATTCCGATTCGGCTTAATTTATTATTTGCGATTGTCATCCTGCTCTTTATGGCCATTATTGGTCGTTTGTTATACATGCAGGTGCTCAATAAAGATTTCTATGAAACAAAATTGGCCTCAGCCAGCCAAACAAGGGTAACAACCAGTTCAGCTCGTGGACAGATCTATGATGCGGCAGGGAAACCCTTGGTAGAAAATACTGTCAAGCAAGTTGTTTCTTTCACACGAAACAATAAAATGACAGCAACTGAATTGAAGGAGACAGCCAAGAAACTCCTCACGTATGTAAATGTAACCTCTCCTGATCTGACAGATCGACAGATTGCAGACTACTACTTGGCGGACCAGGATATTTACAAAAAAACAGTCGAATCCTTGCCAAGCGACAAACGCCTGGATTCAGATGGGAACCGCTTATCGGAAGCGACACTTTACAATAATGCGGTTGAAAGCATTGACGTGAGTCAACTTAATTATACAGATGACCAGAAAAAGGAAATCTATCTCTTTAGTCAGCTCAATGCCGTTGAAAATTTTGCAACGGGAACCATTTCTACGGACGCCTTAGATGATACCCAAGTTGCTCTCGTTGCATCAGCGTCCAAGGAATTACCAGGTATCAGCATTTCAACCTCATGGGATCGTAAAGTACTGGATACATCTTTATCAACAATCGTTGGTAGCGTTTCAAATGAGAAGTCAGGACTTCCAGCTGAGGAAGTTGATGCTTATCTCAAAAAAGGGTATTCTCTCAATGACCGAGTGGGAACTTCCTATCTTGAAAAGCAATATGAAGATGTTCTTCAAGGCAAACGCTCCGTCAAAGAAATCCACCTCGACAAACACGGAAATATGGAAAGTGTGGAAAATGTCGAAGAAGGAAGCAAAGGAAACAATATCAAGTTAACGGTTGACCTAGCTTTCCAGAATGGTGTGGATGACCTACTCAAGAGCTACTTTAACTCAGAGTTGGGTAACGGTGGAGCCAAATATTCTGAAGGGGTTTACGCCGTAGCCCTCAATCCTAAAACCGGAGCAGTTTTGGCCATGTCAGGTGTCAAGCATGATGTCGAATCCGGAAAATTAAGTTCAGATTCGCTTGGAACGATAACCAATGTCTTTGTGCCAGGATCTGTCGTTAAGGCAGCGACCATCAGCTCTGGTTGGGAAAATGGAGTCTTGTCAGGTAATCAAACCTTGACAGACCAGCCGATTGTTTTCCAAGGTTCGGCCCCTATCAATTCATGGTATACCTTGTCCTATGGCTCTTTCCCTATCACAGCAGTTGAGGCTTTGGAATACTCTTCTAATACTTACATGGTTCAAACTGCGCTAGGAATCATGGGACAAACCTACACACCAAATATGACAGTCGCAACGGGACAGTTAGAGACTGCAATGGGCAAATTGCGATCAACCTTTGGGGAATATGGACTCGGAGCTTCAACAGGGATTGACCTCCCAGATGAATCTACAGGATTTACGCCAAAAGAATTTGATTTGGGGAACTATATCAATAATTCCTTTGGTCAGTTTGACAACTACACACCGATGCAGCTAGCCCAGTATGTCGCAACCATTGCAAACAATGGCGTACGTTTGGCTCCTCACATCGTTGAAGGGGTTTATGGAAACAATGACCAAGGTGGCTTAGGTAGTCTGGTTCAAGAAACAGCCACTAAGGAACTAAACAAGGTCAATATTTCAGAATCAGATATGGCTATCTTGCAGCAAGGTTTCTATCAAGTTTCGCATGGAACGAGTGCTCTGACAACTGGTCGTGCCTTTTCAAATGGCGCAGCCGTTTCCATCAGTGGGAAAACGGGTACTGCCGAAAGTTACGTTAATGGCGGTCAAAAAGCCAATAATACCAACGCAGTCGCCTATGCACCGACCGAAAATCCCCAAATCGCAGTCGCAGTCGTCTTTCCTCATAACACCAACCTTACAAACGGTGTCGGACCTTCTATTGCACGCGACATTATCAATCTTTATCACCAACACCATCCAATGAATTAG
- a CDS encoding ROK family protein produces the protein MTHYVAIDIGGTNIKYGLIDQEGQLVESHEMPTEAHKGGPHILQKTKDIVASYLEKGPVAGVAISSAGMVDPDKGEIFYAGPQIPNYAGTQFKKEIETSFNIPCEIENDVNCAGLAEAVSGSGKGASVTLCLTIGTGIGGCLIMDGKVFHGFSNSACEVGYMHMQDGAFQDLASTTALVEHVATAHGDSVDQWNGRRIFKEATEGNKICMAGIDRMVDYLGKGLANICYVANPEVVILGGGIMGQEAILKPKIRTALKAALVPSLAEKTRLEFAHHQNTAGMLGAYYHFKTKQS, from the coding sequence ATGACACACTACGTTGCAATTGATATCGGTGGAACCAACATCAAATATGGTTTGATTGACCAAGAAGGCCAACTTGTTGAATCGCATGAAATGCCAACCGAGGCGCATAAGGGTGGACCTCATATCTTACAAAAGACAAAAGATATCGTAGCCAGCTATTTAGAAAAAGGCCCAGTAGCAGGTGTTGCCATTTCTTCTGCAGGAATGGTGGATCCTGATAAGGGTGAGATTTTCTATGCTGGTCCTCAGATTCCCAACTATGCAGGAACCCAGTTCAAGAAGGAAATTGAGACGAGCTTTAATATCCCTTGTGAGATTGAAAATGATGTCAACTGTGCAGGTCTGGCTGAGGCAGTATCTGGTTCAGGCAAGGGAGCGAGTGTCACACTTTGCTTGACCATTGGAACCGGTATCGGTGGTTGCTTGATTATGGATGGGAAAGTCTTCCATGGATTTAGCAATTCGGCCTGCGAAGTCGGTTACATGCACATGCAGGATGGAGCTTTTCAGGATCTTGCTTCTACGACAGCCTTGGTTGAGCATGTAGCAACAGCTCATGGAGATTCAGTTGATCAGTGGAATGGCCGACGTATTTTCAAGGAAGCTACTGAAGGAAACAAGATTTGTATGGCTGGGATTGACCGCATGGTAGACTATTTAGGAAAAGGTCTGGCAAATATTTGCTACGTTGCCAATCCAGAAGTGGTCATTCTCGGGGGCGGTATCATGGGGCAAGAGGCTATCCTCAAACCAAAGATCCGCACAGCCTTGAAGGCGGCCTTGGTACCAAGTCTAGCTGAAAAAACACGATTAGAATTTGCCCATCACCAAAACACAGCAGGGATGTTGGGAGCCTATTATCATTTCAAAACAAAACAATCCTAG
- the ftsA gene encoding cell division protein FtsA translates to MTRDGFFTGLDIGTSSIKVLVAEHRDGEVNVIGVSNAKSKGVKDGIIVDIEAAASAIKSAITQAEEKAGISIKSVNVGLPANLLQVEPTQGMIPVTSDTKEITDQDVENVVKSALTKSMTPDREVITFIPEEFIVDGFQGIRDPRGMMGVRLEMRGLLYTGPRTILHNLRKTVERVGIHVDNVIISPLAIVNSVLNEGEREFGATVIDMGGGQTTVATIRNQELQFTNIYQEGGDYVTKDISKVLKTSQKIAESLKLNYGEAYVPLASNETFQVEVIGEVEPVEVTESYLAEIISARIKHIFDQIKQELERRHLLDLPGGIVLIGGNAILPGIVELAQEVFGVRVKLYVPNQVGIRNPAFAHVISLSEFAGKLTEVNLLAQKAVKGDEFLRQKPINFGIPNQRLNPVAQPSPAQTAPAETVQEAPVAPKEEFQASSQSKPKLTERFRGLIGSMFDE, encoded by the coding sequence ATGACTAGAGATGGTTTTTTTACAGGCTTAGATATCGGAACTAGCTCGATTAAAGTGCTAGTAGCTGAGCATAGAGATGGCGAAGTAAATGTAATTGGTGTTAGCAATGCCAAAAGTAAAGGTGTCAAAGACGGAATTATTGTTGATATTGAAGCAGCTGCTTCAGCAATCAAATCTGCAATCACACAGGCAGAAGAGAAAGCGGGTATTTCTATTAAGTCTGTTAACGTTGGCCTTCCAGCAAACCTCTTGCAGGTTGAACCAACACAAGGAATGATTCCTGTAACTTCAGACACCAAAGAAATCACAGATCAAGATGTTGAAAATGTTGTCAAATCAGCTTTGACAAAGAGCATGACTCCTGACCGTGAAGTGATTACCTTTATTCCAGAAGAATTCATCGTGGATGGTTTCCAAGGCATCCGTGACCCTCGTGGTATGATGGGTGTCCGCTTGGAAATGCGTGGTCTGCTTTACACAGGTCCTCGTACAATTCTACACAATCTTCGTAAGACAGTTGAGCGTGTAGGTATTCATGTTGATAATGTGATTATTTCACCTTTGGCAATCGTGAACTCCGTTCTCAATGAAGGCGAACGTGAATTTGGTGCGACTGTCATTGACATGGGTGGAGGTCAGACTACTGTAGCGACTATCCGTAACCAAGAATTGCAGTTCACTAACATCTACCAAGAAGGTGGAGATTACGTTACTAAAGACATTTCTAAAGTCTTGAAAACTTCTCAAAAAATTGCAGAAAGTTTGAAACTGAACTATGGTGAAGCTTACGTTCCACTTGCAAGTAACGAAACTTTCCAAGTTGAAGTAATTGGTGAAGTAGAACCTGTTGAAGTAACCGAAAGCTACTTGGCAGAAATTATCTCAGCACGCATCAAACATATCTTCGACCAAATCAAACAAGAGTTGGAAAGAAGACACTTGTTAGATTTGCCAGGAGGTATCGTCCTTATCGGTGGAAATGCAATTTTGCCAGGAATTGTTGAATTAGCCCAAGAAGTATTTGGTGTTCGCGTAAAACTTTATGTACCAAATCAAGTTGGAATTCGCAACCCTGCATTTGCGCACGTGATTAGCTTGTCTGAGTTTGCTGGTAAATTGACTGAAGTCAATCTTCTTGCTCAAAAAGCAGTTAAAGGAGATGAATTCCTTCGTCAAAAACCAATCAACTTTGGCATTCCAAATCAACGTTTGAATCCTGTAGCGCAACCAAGTCCAGCACAAACAGCTCCAGCTGAAACCGTGCAGGAAGCTCCAGTTGCTCCTAAGGAAGAATTCCAAGCAAGTTCTCAAAGTAAACCGAAGCTAACAGAACGTTTCCGTGGTTTGATCGGAAGCATGTTTGATGAATAA
- the recR gene encoding recombination mediator RecR produces MLYPTPIAKLIDSYSKLPGIGIKTATRLAFYTIGMSDDDVNEFAKNLLSAKRELTYCSICGRLTDDDPCSICTDPTRDQTTILVLEDSRDVAAMENIQEYHGLYHVLHGLISPMNGISPDDINLKSLMTRLMDSEVSEVIVATNATADGEATSMYLSRLLKPAGIKVTRLARGLAVGADIEYADEVTLLRAIENRTEL; encoded by the coding sequence ATGCTGTATCCAACACCTATTGCCAAGCTGATTGATAGCTATTCAAAGTTACCAGGTATCGGAATCAAAACGGCTACCCGCTTAGCCTTCTATACCATTGGAATGTCTGATGATGATGTCAATGAATTTGCCAAAAATCTCCTGTCTGCTAAGCGGGAATTGACCTATTGTTCCATCTGTGGCCGTTTAACGGATGATGATCCTTGCTCGATCTGTACGGACCCGACTCGAGACCAGACAACCATCTTGGTGCTAGAGGATAGTCGCGATGTGGCTGCTATGGAAAACATCCAAGAATACCACGGACTCTATCACGTCTTGCACGGCCTCATTTCTCCGATGAATGGTATCAGCCCAGACGATATCAACCTCAAGAGTCTCATGACCCGTCTTATGGATAGTGAGGTTTCAGAAGTGATCGTGGCAACCAATGCGACAGCGGATGGAGAAGCGACATCTATGTATCTCTCTCGTCTCCTCAAGCCAGCTGGCATCAAGGTCACTCGCCTAGCACGAGGACTAGCTGTGGGAGCAGATATCGAGTATGCGGACGAAGTCACACTCTTACGAGCCATTGAAAATCGGACAGAGTTGTAG